The following coding sequences are from one Phycisphaeraceae bacterium window:
- a CDS encoding M48 family metalloprotease, whose protein sequence is MATGAVGEPDWSELAARWKPVPKRPGYALGVIVLGAGVILLPLLYFAIVASVGYGVYWHLANNSPEKIAAAVMGRPRVNLVSIFLYILPAAGGIALILLMLKPLVAPRGDAGDPIVLEEFEESRLHTFVGNVCAAMGAPAPKRIDINCDVNASASFRSGLVSVFQRGDMVLTIGLPLVAGMSKREFAGVLAHELGHFSQGTGLRVSYLGMRMVQWFLEAAYRRDGWDVLLYQMSYSTDILYRLLAWFARACIGLGRLAIKVLALAAMAFCSVLLKQMEFDADRYEVQMAGSASFPSAFRRLAELGEAYPKAMEESRRMFNSGSRLPDDFPALVADYARRLTPEARDELIRRSEEKSNTLLSTHPSTAARLAAAANANDPGLYTDESPASELFTDFFAACRKATYGHFSGVLGGYPAGVTFVPTGPLLRASGDAQAGGDATSRYFGFEPPTWRPIFPAISKVPAGGDARAILDRLKAAKADLKAAAGRAGAAATQFRSMSEEIGKWEQARAIMDSGMTVDFKSLGLKATTRAGVSQRLDTLGEKSTEHVMVMDEAGDAAMRRMAAALALLGAKGIEQLIPDAPTRRARADALLATSGPLRDILPIARRVRLHVGTLSGIGDKINSEKALEKLKAFVRPVSDQVRDELDSARRIGGGVRDPVSRSEASQNLGETLVGATPAWRDIEEIILAGDTFVDRFGDTYRRVLGELVGEAEGVEKAVALAMKKRAKAEARA, encoded by the coding sequence ATGGCAACTGGTGCGGTGGGTGAACCCGATTGGTCCGAGTTGGCGGCTCGTTGGAAGCCGGTCCCCAAGCGGCCGGGCTACGCCCTGGGCGTCATCGTCCTCGGGGCCGGCGTCATCCTGCTCCCCCTGCTGTATTTCGCCATCGTCGCGTCCGTCGGCTACGGGGTCTACTGGCACCTCGCGAACAACTCGCCCGAGAAAATCGCCGCGGCCGTGATGGGCCGCCCCCGGGTGAACCTCGTCTCGATCTTCCTCTACATCCTCCCCGCCGCGGGCGGCATCGCGCTCATCCTGCTGATGCTCAAGCCCCTGGTCGCCCCCAGGGGAGACGCCGGCGACCCGATCGTGCTCGAGGAGTTCGAAGAATCCCGTCTGCACACCTTTGTCGGCAACGTCTGCGCTGCGATGGGTGCCCCCGCCCCGAAGCGGATCGATATCAACTGCGACGTCAACGCCTCCGCCTCGTTCCGCTCCGGCCTCGTCAGCGTCTTCCAGCGCGGCGACATGGTCCTCACCATCGGCCTGCCGCTGGTCGCCGGCATGTCCAAGCGCGAGTTCGCCGGCGTGCTCGCCCACGAACTGGGCCACTTCTCCCAGGGCACCGGCCTGCGCGTCAGCTACCTCGGCATGCGGATGGTCCAGTGGTTCCTCGAGGCCGCCTACCGGCGCGACGGCTGGGACGTGCTGCTCTACCAGATGTCCTATTCCACGGACATCCTCTACCGCCTCCTCGCGTGGTTCGCCCGCGCGTGCATCGGACTTGGCCGGCTGGCGATCAAGGTGCTGGCGCTCGCGGCGATGGCCTTCTGCTCCGTCCTCCTCAAGCAGATGGAGTTCGACGCCGACCGCTACGAGGTGCAGATGGCCGGCTCCGCGTCATTCCCCAGCGCCTTCCGCCGCCTTGCCGAACTTGGCGAGGCCTACCCCAAGGCGATGGAGGAGAGCCGCCGGATGTTCAACTCCGGTTCCCGACTCCCCGACGATTTCCCCGCCCTCGTCGCCGACTACGCCCGCCGCCTCACCCCCGAGGCCCGCGACGAACTCATCCGCCGCAGCGAGGAAAAGTCCAACACCCTCCTCTCCACCCACCCGAGCACCGCCGCTCGCCTCGCCGCCGCGGCGAACGCGAACGACCCCGGCCTGTATACCGACGAGTCCCCCGCCAGCGAACTCTTCACCGATTTCTTCGCCGCCTGCCGCAAGGCCACCTACGGCCACTTCAGCGGCGTCCTCGGCGGATACCCCGCGGGCGTGACCTTCGTCCCCACCGGCCCCCTGCTGCGGGCCTCGGGCGACGCTCAGGCCGGCGGCGACGCCACCTCCCGCTATTTCGGCTTCGAGCCCCCGACCTGGCGGCCGATTTTCCCCGCCATCTCCAAGGTCCCCGCCGGCGGCGACGCCCGCGCCATCCTCGACCGGCTCAAGGCCGCCAAGGCCGATCTGAAAGCCGCCGCCGGCCGCGCCGGCGCCGCGGCGACCCAGTTCCGGTCGATGAGCGAGGAGATCGGCAAGTGGGAGCAGGCCCGCGCGATCATGGACTCGGGCATGACCGTCGACTTCAAGTCCCTGGGCCTCAAGGCGACGACCCGCGCCGGCGTCAGCCAGCGCCTCGACACCCTCGGCGAGAAGTCCACCGAGCACGTGATGGTGATGGACGAGGCCGGCGACGCGGCGATGCGGCGAATGGCCGCCGCGCTCGCCCTGCTCGGCGCCAAGGGCATCGAGCAGCTCATCCCCGACGCCCCCACGCGCCGGGCCCGTGCCGATGCGCTGCTCGCCACCTCCGGCCCGCTCCGCGACATCCTTCCGATCGCCCGGCGAGTCCGCCTGCACGTCGGAACCCTGTCCGGGATCGGGGACAAGATCAACTCCGAGAAGGCTCTCGAGAAACTCAAGGCGTTCGTCCGCCCCGTCAGCGACCAGGTGCGCGACGAACTCGACAGCGCCCGCCGCATCGGCGGCGGCGTGCGCGATCCGGTCTCGCGCTCCGAGGCCTCGCAGAACCTCGGCGAAACCCTGGTCGGCGCGACGCCCGCGTGGCGCGACATCGAGGAGATCATCCTCGCAGGCGACACCTTCGTGGACCGTTTCGGCGATACCTACCGGCGCGTGCTGGGGGAACTGGTGGGCGAGGCGGAGGGTGTCGAGAAGGCGGTGGCGCTGGCGATGAAGAAGCGCGCCAAGGCGGAAGCCCGCGCGTAG